ACCATCTGGAAGCCGAGCAGGGACCACTCGGTGCCGATCCAGGTCGCCACGAGGACGCCGAGAACCGGCCCGATCATGAACGAGATCTCGGTGGCGAGGGCATCGAGCGAGAGTGCAGCGGTGCGGTGCTCGTCGTCCACGGACGCGATCAGCGACTGCCGCACGATCGAGAAGGTGGGCACGGTCGCCAGCCCGCTGACGACCACGAGCGGCAACAGCACCGCATACTCGACGAAGGGGGCGACGGACCAGACCGCGAGGAGTACGACGAGCTGCGGGGCGACCGTCGCCCGTAGCCCGATCCGGTCGAGCATCCGACCCCGCCAGGGCCCGGCGACGGCCAGCGCGATCGTGCTCAGGGTGGTGACCAGACCCGCCTCGGAGTAGCTCCGGTCGAGCCCGCCCACGACGTGCAGGGTGAGCACGATCATCGAGGCCCACAGCGGGACCCGGATCACGAAACCGAGGAGGAGCACCGCGCGGACCCGATCCGTGCCGAGCACTGCCCGGTATGCCGCGATTCCCACTGGCTCATGATCGCAGGCAAGCGCTTGCAGTTGCCACGCATTTTCCGGAGCCCGGAGCCCGGAGCGGAGCCGGTCAGGAAATGAAGAAGCCCCTCTCGACTCATGGGGTAATCGAGAGGGGCAGAGCCAGCCTAGAACGTGGCGGTCGTCACGTCAATCGCGCTGTCGCACGTATCCTTCGTCCGTGCGGAAACCCCCCGAGCTGCTGATCACCCTGGCCCCTCTGATCGTGATCGCCCTCGTTGCTGTCATCGCGGCACTCGGCTTCGGACTGACCCGCCAGGACGACTCGACGCCGTCGAACGCAGCGTCGGCGACCGTCACCGAGACGACTTTCGGCGCGCCCGCCTCGACCCAGACCGGACCCACGGAGCCCGCCGCGCCCGCCGCGCCCGCCATCGTCCGGCCGACCCTGCTCGGCCCTCGCCCCACCCTGAAGGCCAAGCAGTTCTTCCGGGTCCAGCCGTCGTTCGCGTTCCAGATCGCCACCTTCAACGTCCTCGGAAACAGCCACACCGTCCGCGGTGGCGACCGCGCGGCGTACGCCGACAGCCGCACGCGGACGGGCTGGGCGGTCGACGCGCTCCGCGGTGCGAGCATCGACGTCGTCGGATTCCAGGAGCTGCAGACGCCGCAGTACCTCGCCTTCCGGGCGCGCACAGGCGGCACCTGGGACAGCTGGCCCGGGACCGCGATCGACCGCCTCGACGTCGACAACACCCTGGCGTGGGACACCTCGATGTTTCGCGCGGTGGAGCGCAAGACCGTGGCGATCCCCTACTTCTTCGGGCGGGCGCGCAACATGCCCTACGTGCTCCTGGAGCACATCGCCAGCGGCCAGCGCATCTGGGTGGCCAACTTCCACAACCCCGCCCACAAGTACGGCGCGTCCCAGGCGCAGCACCGGCGCGAGGCGACCCGGCGCGAGATCAACCTCGCGAACGAGCTGGCGAAGACCGGGTTCCCCGTCTTCTTCACCGGCGACATGAACGAACGCGAGCTCTACTTCTGCCCGCTCACGCAGGGCACGACCCTCAAGTCCGCCAGCGGTGGCTCCACCGGTGCGCCGTGCCGTCCTCCGGGGCGCATGCCCGTCGACTGGATCTTCGGATCCGACTCGGTGACGTTCTCGGGCTACGCCATCGATGAGAGCAAGTGGATGCGCCGCATCACTGACCACCCGCTGGTCCATGCAACCGCGACAGTGCCCGAGCGGCGCATCCCGATCAAGCAACGCTGACCGCGGCGGAAATGACATCGACCCCGCCCTCGGGGAGGACGGGGTCGACGAAGCGCGGTCGGGTCAGGCAGCGTGGTGCTTGCTCGCCGGCGCGCCAGGGTGGACGACCACCCACTGGGCGACGAGCCGCTTGCGACCGTCAGCGCCCTTCTTGCGCTTCCAGACCAGCTCGAGGTGTTCCTCGTTTGCGTGGCTGTCGTTCATGTGCCACCTCCTGTTCACCGTTTGTTCACTTTGAGTATGACACGGATTTCCGAGGAACACACGCCTTCTAGCGCATCAGTTGGCAAATCTCCCCCACCCAGGATGCGATTTCGCCTCAAGAACGGTCGAGCCCCTCCACTTTGGCCCATTTCATGGCGCATCGCTGTTTTCTGGAACACCGTGTGCCACATTTGTCCTCGGCACGCGGCATGTCGCCGCTCGTGCGGTCGCCAGGGAGGCACCACTCATGACGTTCTCGTCGCTCGCGCACCACCGTGCCGGATCCGGAGAGCCGCTGATTCTCGTGCACGGGATCGGCCACCGTCGCCAGGCGTGGTACCCGGTCTTCGACCGTCTCGCCGAGCGCTACGACGTGATCGCGGTCGACCTTCCCGGCTTCGGCGAGTCGCCCGCGCTGCCCGATGGCGTTCCGCACACGGTGGCCGCGCTGGCTGACCAGCTCGAGGCCAACTTCGCCGCCTGGGGCATCACCCGTCCGCACATCGCCGGCAACTCGCTCGGCGGCGCGGTCTCGCTCGAGCTCGCCCGCCGCGGCACCGTGGCCTCCGCTACCGCGCTGAGCCCGGCCTCGTTCCTCACCTTCAGCCACCTGCTGGTCGCTGCCTTCCCCCTGACGCTCATGCGCATCGCCTCGTTCGCGACTCCTCGCCCGGTCCTCCGACTGGTGACGCGCTCAGCCTCGGTCCGCCGGATCCTGGGCTGGCCGCTCTACATGCACCCCGAGCGCCACGACGCGGAGTCGACGTACGGCGACGCGCTGGCGATGAAGAACGCCCGGGGCTTCGAGCGGACCATGCTGCGGTGCATCACGCCGGCGTTCCGACCCTTCCGCGGTCCGCTGCGCGCGCCGGTGACCATCGCGTGGGGCACCCGCGACCGGCTGCTGCTCCCGAGCGAGATGAAGCGTGCGCGCAAGCTGCTGCCGCAGGTGCGCTACGTCGAGCTGATCGGCGCCGGCCACGTCCCGATGGGCGACTGCCCCGACCAGATCTTCGCCGTCATCAACGAGACCACGGGTGCTGCCGCGCAGCCTGCGAGCGACGTAGCCTGACCTCCATGAGCTTCGAGCCGGATGTCATTGTCGTTGGTGCCGGCCTCGCCGGCCTGGTCGCGACCTACGAGCTGACCCAGGCGGGCCGCAAGGTCCTCGTCCTGGACCAGGAGAACCGCGACAACCTGGGCGGCCAGGCCTGGTGGTCGCTCGGCGGGCTGTTCTTCGTCGACAGCCCCGAGCAGCGCCGCATGGGCATCAAGGACTCCCTCGAGCTGGCCTGGTCCGACTGGCAGGGATCGGCAGCCTTCGACCGTCTCGACGGTCCCCAGGACGAGGACTTCTGGCCGCAGCAGTGGGCGGAGGCCTACGTGACCTGGGCAGCCGAGGGCAAGCGTGACTACGTCCGCGGACTCGGCCTGCGCTCGCTTCCGTTCGTCGGCTGGGCCGAGCGGGGCAGCGGCTCGGCGTCCGGCCACGGCAACTCGGTGCCACGGTTCCACCTCACCTGGGGCACCGGCCCCGAGGTCGTCCGGATCTTCCTCGACCCGGTCCTTGCCGCCGAGCGCGAGGGGCTCGTGCAGTTCGGCTTCCGGCACCGCGTGGAGGACCTCGTCGTCGAGGGAGATGCCGTCGTCGGCGTCACGGGTCACCTCCTCGAGGAGTCCGACGAGGTGCCGCGCGGCCGCGCGTCCTCCCGCACCGAGGTGGGCGACTTCGAGCTGCGCGCCCGGGCCGTCGTGCTCTCGTCCGGCGGCATCGGCCACAACTTCGACCTCATGCGGAAGAACTGGCCGGTCGACCGCGTCGGTCCGGCGCCGAAGCACATGATCGCCGGCGTCCCGGCGTACGTTGACGGGCTGATGCTCGGCGTCGCCGAGTCGCACGGCGCCCGCCTGGCCAACCGCGACCGCATGTGGGCCTACGTCGAGGGCATCCACAACTGGGACCCGGTCTGGCCCGACCACGCAATCCGGATCCTGCCCGGCCCGTCGTCGATGTGGTTCGACTCGAACGGCAAGCGGCTGACGGGCATGTCCGGCGTGCCCGGCGCGGACTCGATCGGCTCCATGAAGCAGATCCTCAGCACCGGCGATGACTACTCCTGGTTCATCCTGAACCAGTCGATCATCGAGAAGGAGTTCGCGCTGTCGGGCTCCGAGCAGAACCCCGACCTGACCGGCAAGGACATCGGCTTCCTGCTCAAGTCACGGCTCGCCAAGGGCGCACCCGCCCCGGTCGAGCGGTTCAAGAAGTACGGCGAGGACTTCGTCGTCGCGGAAACCCTCGAGACGCTGATCGACGGCATGAACAAGCTGGCCCGCGGTCCGCAGCTCGACGTCGCCACCGTGCGCCAGCAGATCGAGGCACGCGACCGGCAGCTCGGCAACGAGTTCAGCAAGGACGTCCAGGTCATGGCGATCCACAACGCGCGCAAGTCCCGCACCGACAAGCTGATGCGCGTCGCGAAGCCGCACCGGATCCTGGATCCCGAGCACGGCCCGCTCATCGGCGTACGCCTCAACATCCTGTCCCGCAAGACGCTCGGCGGCCTGCAGACCACGCTCGGCTCCGAGGTGGTCCGGCCCGACGGCTCGATCATCCAGGGCCTGTACGCCGCGGGCGAGGCCGCCGGCTTCGGCGGTGGCGGCGTCCACGGCTACAACGCGCTCGAGGGCACGTTCCTCGGCGGCTGCATCTTCAGCGGCCGGGCCGCCGGTCTGGCCCTCGCCGCCGACCTCTGACCCTGCGGTTTCACCGGCCGACCGGTGAAACGGGCACATGTAGTGCGGAGCACCGCACAACATGTGCCCGAATCGCGCGCGAAGTGCGACCTGGTCAGCTGAAGAGCGGGCCGGTCACGGTGAGCGCAGGAGCGACCGAGAACGCGAAGGCCAGGGCGAGAGCCGCTCCAGCGAGGGCGATGTCCTTGTTGAACGAGATCTGGGCCATCGACTTGGCCTGCGCGTCGGTCTCCTTCCAGAACGTGTGGAAGACGAACGCGGTCGGCACGAGGACCGCGGCGATCACGAGCGACGCCAGGTCGCCGTACACGCCGAAGGCGATGGCGAGACCGCCGAGCAGGAACACGACGCCGCTGCCCAGGACGGAGAGCTTCGCGAACGGCAGGCCCTTCGACTTGGCGTAGCCGGCCATGTACTCGGTCTGCGTCAGGTGGCCGACCGCGGAAAGGATGAAGAGCACGGCGAAGAGAATGCGGCCGACGAGAAGGACGACGTCCATGGGGTTACCTCCGGGTGAGAAGTTGACTGGCGGCCACAAGACCGCCCTACCCCATAAGCGTGACACGTCATCTATTTAAATGACAAGTCATCTATATGTGAGGTCCGTCTCGCCGACTCCCGCGACAACCCCCCCGAAATCGCCGATAGTCCCCAACCGGGGGATCCCTATCCGCACGGATAGGGGGCCTGTGGTTGGGGACTATCGGGAAAAGTGGGTCAGTCCTTGTGGCGGGGCTTGCGGTCGCCCTGGTAGCCACCGCGGTCGCTGGAGCCCTTGTAGCCGCCACCGGACGGCCGGTCGCCGTAGCCGCGGTTCGGAGCGGCGCTGCGGATGCCCGGGCCCTTGTCCTTGGCCAGCTCGATCAGCTTGCCGGAGATGCGCGTCTGCTCGAGCAGGCGGAAGGTCTCGGACGACAGCTCCGCCGGCAGCTCGACCAGCGAGAAGTCCGGACGGATCTGGATCTTGCCGAAGTCGCTGCGACGCAGGCCGCCCTCGTTGGCGAGCGCGCCGACGATCTGGCGCGGCTCGACCTTGTGGCGCTTGCCGACGTTGATCCGGTACGTCGCGAGCGGGACGCCGCTGCCACCCCGGCTCTCACGCTCGGGACGCGAGCTGAACTCACCGCGCGCGCCACGGTCGGGCCGGTCGCCCCGGTCCGGGCGATCGGCAGAAACCGTGTTCACGCGAGGCATGTCGCGCTCGCTGAGGAGCAGCGGGGTCTCGCCCTGCAGCACCACGGCGAGGGCGGCGGCCACGTCGGCCTCGGGCACGTCGTTGTTCTTCACGTAGTGCGCGATGACGTCGCGGTAGGTCTCGACCTGCGGGCCGGCGAGCGCCGCGGTGATGGCGTCGTCGAAACGGGCCAGGCGGGTCGCGTTGATGTCGTCGACGCTGGGGAGGTTCATCAGCGTCATCGGCTGGCGGGTGTGCTTCTCGATGCTCTTCAGCAGGCCACGCTCACGCGGGGTCACGAAGGAGATCGAGTCGCCGCTGCGGCCGGCGCGGCCGGTGCGACCGATGCGGTGCACGTAGGACTCGGCGTCGGTCGGGATGTCGAAGTTGACGACGTGGGAGATGCGCTCGACGTCGAGACCGCGGGCGGCGACGTCGGTGGCGACCAGGATGTCGAGCTTGCCCGACTTCAGCTGGTTGACCGTGCGCTCACGCTGGGCCTGGGCGACGTCACCGTTGATCGCGGCGGCGGAGAAGCCGCGCGCACGCAGCTTCTCGGCGACCTCTTCGGTGGCCTGCTTGGTGCGGACGAAGACGATCATCGCCTCGAAGTTCTCGACCTCGAAGATGCGCGTGAGGGCGTCGACCTTCTGCGGGAACGAGACCATCAGGTAGCGCTGGGTGATGTTCGTGGCGGTCGCGGTCTTGTTCTTGACCGTGATCTCGACCGGGTCGTTCAGGTACTTCTTCGTCAGGCGCCGGATCTGGCTCGGCATCGTCGCGGAGAAGAGCGCGACCTGCTTGGTGTCCGGGGTGTCGGCGAGGATCGTCTCGACGTCCTCCGCGAAGCCCATGTTGAGCATCTCGTCGGCCTCGTCGAGCACCAGGAAGCGCAGCTCGCTCAGGTCGAGCGTGCCCTTCTCCAGGTGGTCCATGATCCGGCCGGGGGTGCCGACGACGATGTGTACGCCGCGGCGCAGGGCCGAGAGCTGCACGCCGTACGCCTGACCGCCGTAGACGGGGAGGACGTGGACGCCCTTGATGCCGCTGGCGTACTTCTCGAACGCCTCGCAGACCTGGAGCGCGAGCTCACGGGTCGGGGCCAGGACGAGCGCCTGCGGCGTCTTCTGGGAGACGTCGAGCTGGGACAGGATGGGCAGCGCGAAGGCAGCGGTCTTGCCCGTGCCGGTCTGCGCCATGCCGAGGACGTTGCGTCCGTCGAGCAGCGGCGGGATGGTCTGCGCCTGGATGGGGGAAGGCGTCTCGTAGCCGACGTCCTTGAGTGCCTTCAGCACCCGCTCGTCGAGGCCGAGGTCGGCAAACTTGATTGATTCAGGAGCCGCGACGACGTCGTTCTCGACGGCGGAAGCAGGGTCGTTCACAGGGTCACTCACCGGTCAAGGGTAGTGGTGCGGCACCCTATACGGCGATTCGTAGTTGCGGTGAGCCTGCACACCCTCTCACTCGACGTCACTTGTCGCCTCACCGGTCAACGGTAGGTGAGCAGCGCCCGATCGTGCTCGACGTGCGTGTGCTCGTTGTACGACGACAGCGTGAGGCCGCTGCGGCCGCGGACCACCTTGGTCACCCCGGTGTTGACCGCGACCTTGTTGAGGGTGGCCCACAGCGACGCGTCACCGGCGAGCAGGTGCGAGGCGACGAGGCCGATCGGGCCGCCGGAGCTGACCACGAGCACGGTGCCTGCCGAGTGGGCGGCGGAGCGGCGGGCCGCCGCATCGACGCGCTCGGAGAACGCCGTGAACGACTCGCGGTAGTCGGCATCGGCGACTCCTCCGGTCCAGCGCTCGGTGGCCTCCTCGAACATCGCCTGGAAGCGTGCCCTGCGCTCACGCGCCGGGGTCCTGACGTAGTCGGCGAGCATCAGCGTCCGCGAGCGGTA
This genomic interval from Nocardioides cavernaquae contains the following:
- a CDS encoding endonuclease/exonuclease/phosphatase family protein translates to MRKPPELLITLAPLIVIALVAVIAALGFGLTRQDDSTPSNAASATVTETTFGAPASTQTGPTEPAAPAAPAIVRPTLLGPRPTLKAKQFFRVQPSFAFQIATFNVLGNSHTVRGGDRAAYADSRTRTGWAVDALRGASIDVVGFQELQTPQYLAFRARTGGTWDSWPGTAIDRLDVDNTLAWDTSMFRAVERKTVAIPYFFGRARNMPYVLLEHIASGQRIWVANFHNPAHKYGASQAQHRREATRREINLANELAKTGFPVFFTGDMNERELYFCPLTQGTTLKSASGGSTGAPCRPPGRMPVDWIFGSDSVTFSGYAIDESKWMRRITDHPLVHATATVPERRIPIKQR
- a CDS encoding alpha/beta fold hydrolase yields the protein MTFSSLAHHRAGSGEPLILVHGIGHRRQAWYPVFDRLAERYDVIAVDLPGFGESPALPDGVPHTVAALADQLEANFAAWGITRPHIAGNSLGGAVSLELARRGTVASATALSPASFLTFSHLLVAAFPLTLMRIASFATPRPVLRLVTRSASVRRILGWPLYMHPERHDAESTYGDALAMKNARGFERTMLRCITPAFRPFRGPLRAPVTIAWGTRDRLLLPSEMKRARKLLPQVRYVELIGAGHVPMGDCPDQIFAVINETTGAAAQPASDVA
- a CDS encoding FAD-binding dehydrogenase — translated: MSFEPDVIVVGAGLAGLVATYELTQAGRKVLVLDQENRDNLGGQAWWSLGGLFFVDSPEQRRMGIKDSLELAWSDWQGSAAFDRLDGPQDEDFWPQQWAEAYVTWAAEGKRDYVRGLGLRSLPFVGWAERGSGSASGHGNSVPRFHLTWGTGPEVVRIFLDPVLAAEREGLVQFGFRHRVEDLVVEGDAVVGVTGHLLEESDEVPRGRASSRTEVGDFELRARAVVLSSGGIGHNFDLMRKNWPVDRVGPAPKHMIAGVPAYVDGLMLGVAESHGARLANRDRMWAYVEGIHNWDPVWPDHAIRILPGPSSMWFDSNGKRLTGMSGVPGADSIGSMKQILSTGDDYSWFILNQSIIEKEFALSGSEQNPDLTGKDIGFLLKSRLAKGAPAPVERFKKYGEDFVVAETLETLIDGMNKLARGPQLDVATVRQQIEARDRQLGNEFSKDVQVMAIHNARKSRTDKLMRVAKPHRILDPEHGPLIGVRLNILSRKTLGGLQTTLGSEVVRPDGSIIQGLYAAGEAAGFGGGGVHGYNALEGTFLGGCIFSGRAAGLALAADL
- a CDS encoding DoxX family protein, giving the protein MDVVLLVGRILFAVLFILSAVGHLTQTEYMAGYAKSKGLPFAKLSVLGSGVVFLLGGLAIAFGVYGDLASLVIAAVLVPTAFVFHTFWKETDAQAKSMAQISFNKDIALAGAALALAFAFSVAPALTVTGPLFS
- a CDS encoding DEAD/DEAH box helicase, whose amino-acid sequence is MSDPVNDPASAVENDVVAAPESIKFADLGLDERVLKALKDVGYETPSPIQAQTIPPLLDGRNVLGMAQTGTGKTAAFALPILSQLDVSQKTPQALVLAPTRELALQVCEAFEKYASGIKGVHVLPVYGGQAYGVQLSALRRGVHIVVGTPGRIMDHLEKGTLDLSELRFLVLDEADEMLNMGFAEDVETILADTPDTKQVALFSATMPSQIRRLTKKYLNDPVEITVKNKTATATNITQRYLMVSFPQKVDALTRIFEVENFEAMIVFVRTKQATEEVAEKLRARGFSAAAINGDVAQAQRERTVNQLKSGKLDILVATDVAARGLDVERISHVVNFDIPTDAESYVHRIGRTGRAGRSGDSISFVTPRERGLLKSIEKHTRQPMTLMNLPSVDDINATRLARFDDAITAALAGPQVETYRDVIAHYVKNNDVPEADVAAALAVVLQGETPLLLSERDMPRVNTVSADRPDRGDRPDRGARGEFSSRPERESRGGSGVPLATYRINVGKRHKVEPRQIVGALANEGGLRRSDFGKIQIRPDFSLVELPAELSSETFRLLEQTRISGKLIELAKDKGPGIRSAAPNRGYGDRPSGGGYKGSSDRGGYQGDRKPRHKD
- a CDS encoding histidine phosphatase family protein; amino-acid sequence: MSVLLLVRHGQASFGKRDYDALSEVGHEQSRVLGRALAARGVVPDVIVRGELRRHRETAEGILEGLGGVGAELPIEVDPGWDEFDFKHVMEVHKPLYRSRTLMLADYVRTPARERRARFQAMFEEATERWTGGVADADYRESFTAFSERVDAAARRSAAHSAGTVLVVSSGGPIGLVASHLLAGDASLWATLNKVAVNTGVTKVVRGRSGLTLSSYNEHTHVEHDRALLTYR